One Alkaliphilus sp. B6464 genomic window carries:
- the nuoE gene encoding NADH-quinone oxidoreductase subunit NuoE, whose translation MMDNQNCCCNYAESNNSLIMAKEELRAFKEMEGGLIPALHKVQDIYGYLPEEALKLISEELDVPITDIYGVASFYSLFSLVPKGKHVVSVCLGTACYVNGAQKILDRLSEELEVKVGKTTRDGKFTLQSTRCIGACGLAPVIMIDEKVYGRVIPNDIPKILKDFE comes from the coding sequence ATGATGGATAATCAAAACTGTTGTTGTAATTATGCTGAAAGCAACAATAGCCTTATTATGGCTAAAGAAGAATTAAGAGCTTTTAAAGAAATGGAAGGAGGATTAATACCAGCACTACATAAGGTACAAGATATTTATGGATATCTTCCAGAGGAGGCTTTAAAGCTTATATCTGAAGAATTAGATGTACCCATAACTGATATTTATGGAGTAGCTTCTTTTTACTCTTTGTTTTCATTGGTGCCTAAGGGTAAGCATGTAGTAAGTGTATGTTTAGGCACTGCATGCTATGTTAATGGTGCTCAAAAAATTCTAGATAGATTAAGTGAGGAGTTAGAAGTAAAAGTAGGAAAGACAACTAGGGATGGTAAGTTTACCTTGCAATCAACAAGATGTATAGGTGCTTGTGGATTAGCACCAGTAATAATGATAGATGAAAAGGTATATGGAAGGGTAATCCCTAATGATATTCCAAAGATATTAAAGGATTTTGAATAA
- the tyrS gene encoding tyrosine--tRNA ligase, with protein sequence MENVFDVLKQRGFVKQFTHEDEIREMLGKEKVTFYIGFDPTADSLHVGHFVQLMAMAHLQKAGHRPIFLAGGGTGMIGDPSGRTDMRQMMTPETIQHNVNCFIEQSKRLIDLSEGNAIVENNANWLLDLNYVSFIREIGRHFSVNRMLTAECFKNRMEKGLSFFEFNYMIMQSYDFLELFRKYGCRLQLGGDDQWSNIIAGADLIRRVEGESAYGMTFTLLTTSEGQKMGKTQSGAVWLDPKKTSPFEFYQYWRNVADADVENCLSLLTFLPMDEVKRLGSLEGAEINKAKEVLAFEVTKLVHGEEEAKKAEEAAKSLFGEGALGGSVPSTEISKGEFTDGIDVITLLSKAELIPSRGEGRRLIQQGGIVINDRKITDINTLVTLDFFKDDTLMIKKGKKTYHQIRLID encoded by the coding sequence ATGGAAAATGTTTTTGACGTTTTAAAACAACGTGGTTTTGTTAAACAATTTACACATGAAGATGAAATTAGAGAGATGTTAGGTAAAGAGAAAGTTACTTTCTATATAGGTTTTGACCCAACAGCAGATAGCTTACATGTAGGTCATTTTGTACAGCTCATGGCTATGGCACATCTTCAAAAAGCAGGGCATAGACCTATATTCTTGGCAGGTGGTGGTACTGGAATGATTGGGGACCCATCTGGAAGAACTGATATGAGGCAAATGATGACCCCAGAAACAATTCAGCATAATGTTAATTGTTTTATTGAACAAAGTAAAAGATTAATCGATTTATCAGAAGGTAACGCCATTGTAGAAAACAATGCTAATTGGTTATTGGACTTAAACTATGTTTCCTTTATTAGAGAAATAGGTAGACACTTCTCTGTTAATAGAATGTTAACAGCAGAATGCTTTAAAAATAGAATGGAAAAAGGATTATCTTTCTTTGAATTTAACTACATGATTATGCAATCCTATGATTTTTTAGAGTTATTTAGAAAATATGGTTGTCGTCTGCAATTAGGTGGAGATGATCAATGGTCGAATATTATTGCAGGTGCTGACTTAATTAGAAGAGTTGAAGGTGAATCTGCATATGGAATGACCTTTACACTACTAACTACAAGTGAAGGTCAAAAAATGGGCAAAACTCAATCTGGAGCAGTTTGGTTAGATCCTAAGAAAACATCTCCTTTTGAGTTCTACCAATACTGGAGAAATGTTGCAGATGCTGATGTTGAAAACTGTCTTTCTCTACTTACTTTTTTACCTATGGATGAGGTAAAAAGACTAGGTTCTCTTGAGGGTGCTGAAATAAACAAAGCCAAAGAGGTTCTTGCCTTTGAAGTTACAAAGTTAGTACATGGAGAAGAAGAAGCTAAAAAAGCAGAAGAAGCTGCAAAATCCCTATTTGGTGAAGGTGCTCTAGGTGGATCTGTTCCATCAACTGAGATTTCTAAAGGTGAATTTACAGATGGTATAGACGTTATTACTCTACTATCTAAAGCTGAGTTGATTCCATCTCGTGGAGAAGGTAGACGTCTAATACAACAAGGTGGAATAGTTATTAATGATAGGAAAATAACTGATATTAATACTTTAGTCACACTTGATTTCTTTAAAGATGATACATTAATGATTAAAAAAGGTAAAAAAACTTACCATCAAATTAGATTAATCGACTAA
- a CDS encoding NADH-quinone oxidoreductase subunit NuoF has protein sequence MKSIEELNEIRQSTKMLVNQGQDRTNPRIVVGMATCGIAAGANLVLDTIMEEVRNLNIADVTVAQTGCIGVCRLEPIVEVIMPGEDKITYVEMTPEKAKKVVNQHIKEGKVVEEYNILLSQDEEHKIYKSLNDVDFYKKQFRVALKNCGVIDPESIDEYIAVDGYKALEKVLSEMKPKEVVDLIKQSGLRGRGGGGFPTGLKWEFTAKAQGDQKYVICNADEGDPGAFMDRSILEGDPYTVLEAMTIAGYAIGANKGYIYVRAEYPMAVKRLDKAIIKAKEYGLLGQKIFRTNFDFDLEIRLGAGAFVCGEETALIHSIEGERGVSTQKPPFPANSGLWGKPTLINNVETFANITQIILKGHEWFKSIGTEKSPGTKVFALGGKINNPGLVEIPMGTPLRDVIYEIGDGIPNNKKFKAVQTGGPSGGCIPAELLDSPIDYDTLIAIGSMMGSGGMIVMDEDNCMVDVAKFFLEFVADESCGKCTPCRIGTRRLFELLEKITSGNGSTADIDKLENLSREIKATALCGLGQTAPNPVLSTLRYFRNEYSAHVNKECPAGACQSLISYVINHSKCIGCSVCSKVCPADAIFGELKKPYTIDQSICVTCGACISKCKFNAIEIH, from the coding sequence ATGAAGTCTATTGAAGAATTAAATGAAATAAGGCAAAGTACTAAAATGCTAGTTAACCAAGGACAGGATAGAACTAATCCAAGAATAGTAGTTGGTATGGCCACTTGTGGAATAGCTGCAGGTGCAAATCTAGTGTTAGATACAATAATGGAAGAAGTAAGAAATCTGAATATTGCTGATGTAACTGTTGCACAAACAGGATGTATTGGTGTTTGTAGGCTAGAGCCTATAGTTGAAGTTATTATGCCAGGGGAAGATAAGATTACTTATGTTGAAATGACTCCTGAAAAAGCTAAGAAAGTAGTAAATCAACATATTAAAGAAGGTAAGGTTGTAGAGGAATATAATATACTTTTATCTCAAGATGAGGAACACAAAATATATAAATCCTTAAACGATGTAGATTTTTATAAAAAACAATTTAGAGTCGCTCTTAAAAATTGCGGTGTAATAGATCCTGAGTCAATAGATGAATATATTGCAGTTGATGGGTATAAAGCTTTAGAAAAAGTGTTATCGGAGATGAAGCCTAAGGAAGTAGTAGATTTAATAAAACAATCAGGTTTGAGAGGTAGAGGAGGTGGAGGATTTCCAACAGGATTAAAATGGGAATTTACTGCCAAGGCTCAAGGGGATCAGAAGTATGTAATATGTAATGCTGATGAGGGAGATCCAGGAGCATTTATGGATAGATCCATATTGGAAGGTGATCCTTATACGGTGTTGGAAGCCATGACAATAGCGGGTTATGCTATAGGTGCAAATAAAGGATATATTTATGTAAGGGCAGAGTACCCTATGGCAGTTAAGAGATTAGATAAGGCTATAATTAAGGCGAAGGAATATGGATTATTAGGTCAAAAAATATTTAGAACTAATTTTGATTTTGATTTAGAAATAAGACTAGGTGCTGGAGCCTTTGTATGCGGCGAAGAAACTGCTCTTATACATTCAATAGAAGGAGAAAGAGGAGTGTCAACTCAAAAACCACCCTTCCCAGCTAATAGTGGACTTTGGGGAAAACCAACATTAATAAATAACGTTGAGACCTTTGCGAATATAACTCAAATAATATTAAAAGGGCATGAGTGGTTTAAGTCTATAGGTACCGAAAAGAGTCCTGGCACTAAGGTTTTTGCACTTGGGGGTAAAATAAATAATCCAGGATTAGTAGAAATACCAATGGGGACACCTTTAAGAGATGTTATATACGAAATAGGGGACGGAATACCAAACAATAAGAAATTTAAGGCAGTTCAAACTGGAGGACCTTCTGGAGGATGTATACCAGCAGAACTTTTAGATTCACCTATTGATTATGATACTTTAATTGCCATTGGCTCTATGATGGGTTCTGGTGGAATGATAGTAATGGATGAAGATAATTGTATGGTTGATGTTGCTAAATTCTTTTTAGAGTTTGTTGCTGATGAGTCTTGTGGCAAATGTACACCTTGTAGAATTGGAACTAGAAGACTCTTTGAATTATTAGAAAAAATAACATCAGGAAATGGAAGCACTGCAGATATAGATAAATTAGAAAATCTTTCTCGTGAAATAAAGGCTACAGCTCTATGTGGATTAGGCCAGACAGCTCCAAATCCTGTTCTATCTACTCTACGGTATTTTAGAAATGAATATAGTGCTCATGTTAATAAAGAGTGCCCAGCAGGAGCATGCCAATCTTTAATAAGTTATGTGATAAATCACTCTAAGTGTATAGGCTGTAGTGTTTGTAGTAAGGTTTGTCCAGCAGATGCTATATTCGGAGAATTAAAAAAACCTTATACTATAGACCAATCAATATGCGTTACATGTGGAGCTTGTATTAGTAAATGTAAATTTAATGCTATAGAGATTCATTAA
- a CDS encoding 5'-nucleotidase C-terminal domain-containing protein, with amino-acid sequence MVNVFSRKKIAIFFVVLTLVMGSLGGIFTYANEGVVTKITIFHTNDLHGRIQESSSEIGYAKIAGLVNNFRQNNPNTLLLDAGDTFHGLSIATLEKGESVINAMNALKYDAMVPGNHDFNYGYERLLELEKMSNFPFISANIKTEKGENLLDKYIIKEIDGIKVGIFGLSTPETTYKTNPKNVEGLVFEDPSEIAAKMVEKLKEEKADIIIALGHLGIDEESVDTSIKVVKEVKGIDIFIDGHSHSTFEEGLLVEDTLIASTGDYGKNLGVVEISILEGKIVDKSASLVSKKDFEEVAPEEEVQELIGSIAEGQNEILSEVIGEAKVRLDGEREVSRGKETNLGNLVGDIFLHWTDADIALVNGGGIRTSIEAGSITTGDVVAVFPFGNTLVVKKLDGAAIKEALEHGTKSYPELAGGFPHVAGMKYAIDLSKPVGDRVVDITVNGDPLDLNKQYTVATNDFIAAGGDGYTMIAAGELVQEMMTMDEAVINYIKEKKVVESKLEGRILVKEVEEQKEERVEVVEEVKEVKEEVVKPVVKEPIVYIVKSGDWLSKIAIKHNVTWQELQKINNIKNADLIFPGQKIIIPAS; translated from the coding sequence ATGGTAAATGTTTTTTCAAGAAAGAAGATAGCTATCTTCTTTGTGGTACTAACTTTAGTAATGGGCAGCTTAGGTGGAATTTTTACTTATGCTAATGAAGGAGTAGTTACCAAAATTACTATTTTCCATACTAATGATCTGCATGGAAGAATTCAAGAAAGCTCTAGTGAAATTGGATATGCTAAAATTGCTGGATTAGTTAATAATTTTAGACAAAACAACCCAAATACATTATTACTTGATGCAGGGGATACATTCCATGGTTTATCCATAGCGACCTTAGAAAAGGGAGAAAGTGTAATTAACGCAATGAATGCTTTAAAATATGATGCTATGGTTCCAGGTAATCATGACTTTAACTATGGGTATGAAAGACTATTAGAGCTAGAGAAAATGAGTAATTTTCCTTTTATATCAGCAAATATTAAAACAGAAAAAGGAGAAAATCTTTTAGATAAATATATTATTAAAGAGATAGATGGCATAAAAGTAGGGATATTTGGTTTATCTACACCAGAGACTACATATAAAACTAATCCTAAAAATGTTGAAGGATTAGTTTTTGAAGATCCATCAGAAATTGCAGCAAAAATGGTTGAAAAATTAAAAGAAGAAAAAGCAGATATTATCATTGCTCTTGGGCATTTAGGAATTGATGAAGAGAGTGTAGACACTAGTATTAAAGTAGTAAAAGAAGTAAAAGGAATAGATATTTTTATCGATGGCCATAGTCATAGTACATTTGAAGAAGGATTATTAGTGGAAGATACACTTATTGCCAGTACAGGTGATTATGGTAAAAACTTAGGTGTCGTTGAAATAAGTATTTTAGAAGGTAAAATAGTTGATAAATCAGCAAGTTTAGTTAGTAAAAAAGATTTTGAAGAAGTAGCCCCAGAAGAAGAAGTTCAAGAACTAATTGGATCTATAGCAGAAGGACAAAATGAAATTTTATCTGAAGTAATAGGGGAAGCAAAGGTGCGATTAGATGGAGAAAGAGAAGTGTCAAGAGGTAAGGAAACTAATTTAGGAAACTTAGTTGGAGATATATTCTTACACTGGACAGATGCAGATATTGCATTAGTAAACGGTGGAGGGATTAGAACTTCAATAGAAGCAGGTAGTATTACAACTGGAGATGTTGTTGCTGTATTCCCATTTGGAAATACTTTAGTTGTAAAAAAACTAGATGGTGCGGCTATTAAGGAGGCTTTAGAGCATGGGACAAAATCTTATCCGGAGTTAGCAGGTGGATTCCCTCATGTAGCAGGAATGAAATATGCAATTGATCTTTCTAAACCAGTAGGAGATCGTGTTGTAGATATAACCGTAAATGGAGATCCTTTGGACTTAAATAAACAATATACTGTGGCTACTAATGATTTTATTGCTGCTGGTGGGGATGGGTATACAATGATTGCTGCTGGAGAACTAGTTCAAGAAATGATGACTATGGATGAGGCGGTAATTAACTATATAAAAGAAAAGAAAGTTGTAGAGTCTAAATTAGAAGGACGAATTTTAGTTAAAGAAGTAGAAGAACAAAAAGAAGAGCGAGTAGAAGTAGTAGAAGAAGTAAAAGAAGTAAAAGAAGAGGTAGTAAAACCAGTTGTAAAAGAACCTATTGTTTATATTGTTAAGTCAGGAGATTGGTTATCAAAGATTGCTATTAAACACAATGTAACTTGGCAAGAATTACAAAAAATCAATAATATTAAAAATGCAGATTTAATTTTCCCAGGACAAAAAATAATAATTCCTGCTAGCTAA